In the genome of Neofelis nebulosa isolate mNeoNeb1 chromosome 6, mNeoNeb1.pri, whole genome shotgun sequence, one region contains:
- the EEF1E1 gene encoding eukaryotic translation elongation factor 1 epsilon-1 isoform X1 has translation MAAAAELKLLEKSLGLSKGNKYSAQGERQIPVLQTNNGPSLTGLTTIAAHLVKQANKEYLLGSTAEEKAVVQQWLEYRVTRVDGHCSKDDVRTLLKDLNSYLEDKVYLTGYNFTLADILLYYGLHRFISKMATRAPDIRVHDQEPEKGEERKGKKTVFSQLNQLKDLSWKLYSALSVYMSGHLSWEEGRKPSSLSHTLSSRIKLVL, from the exons ATGGCGGCGGCCGCGGAGTTGAAGCTGCTGGAGAAGTCCCTGGGACTGAGTAAAGGGAACAAATACAGCGCTCAGGGCGAGCGCCAG attcccGTTCTTCAAACAAACAACGGTCCAAGTCTAACAGGACTGACTACTATAGCAGCCCATCTTGTCAAGCAGGCCAACAAAGAATATTTGCTTGGGAGCACCGCAGAAGAAAAAGCAGTAGTTCAGCAGTGGTTGGAGTACAGGGTAACTCGAGTGGATGGGCACTGCAGTAAAGACGATGTCCGCACTCTGTTGAAG gATCTTAATTCGTATCTTGAAGATAAAGTCTACCTTACAGGATATAACTTTACCTTAGCAGATATCCTGTTGTACTATGGACTCCATCGCTTTATA TCCAAGATGGCTACCAGAGCCCCAGACATCAGGGTCCATGATCAAGAAccagagaagggggaagaaaggaagggcaaAAAGACGGTCTTCTCCCAACTGAATCAACTGAAGGACCTTTCCTGGAAGCTTTATTCAGCACTATCTGTTTACATGTCTGGCCATCTGAGCTGGGAAGAAGGCCGGAAACCTAGTTCTCTGTCCCACACATTGTCATCCAGAATAAAATTGGTGCTCTGA
- the EEF1E1 gene encoding eukaryotic translation elongation factor 1 epsilon-1 isoform X4, which produces MAAAAELKLLEKSLGLSKGNKYSAQGERQIPVLQTNNGPSLTGLTTIAAHLVKQANKEYLLGSTAEEKAVVQQWLEYRVTRVDGHCSKDDVRTLLKDLNSYLEDKVYLTGYNFTLADILLYYGLHRFIQRQKILTADNLSKLSQQRWTFETTQDNVKRSDIDTVVSSCLR; this is translated from the exons ATGGCGGCGGCCGCGGAGTTGAAGCTGCTGGAGAAGTCCCTGGGACTGAGTAAAGGGAACAAATACAGCGCTCAGGGCGAGCGCCAG attcccGTTCTTCAAACAAACAACGGTCCAAGTCTAACAGGACTGACTACTATAGCAGCCCATCTTGTCAAGCAGGCCAACAAAGAATATTTGCTTGGGAGCACCGCAGAAGAAAAAGCAGTAGTTCAGCAGTGGTTGGAGTACAGGGTAACTCGAGTGGATGGGCACTGCAGTAAAGACGATGTCCGCACTCTGTTGAAG gATCTTAATTCGTATCTTGAAGATAAAGTCTACCTTACAGGATATAACTTTACCTTAGCAGATATCCTGTTGTACTATGGACTCCATCGCTTTATA CAGAGGCAGAAGATTCTCACTGCTGATAATCTAAGTAAACTGAGCCAACAGAGATGGACTTTTGAGACTACCCAAGACAATGTTAAAAGATCAGATATTGATACAGTAGTATCCTCATGTCTACGGTAA
- the EEF1E1 gene encoding eukaryotic translation elongation factor 1 epsilon-1 isoform X2 — protein sequence MAAAAELKLLEKSLGLSKGNKYSAQGERQIPVLQTNNGPSLTGLTTIAAHLVKQANKEYLLGSTAEEKAVVQQWLEYRVTRVDGHCSKDDVRTLLKDLNSYLEDKVYLTGYNFTLADILLYYGLHRFIVDLTVQEKEKYLNVSRWFCHIQHYPGIRQHLSTVVFIKNRLYTNSH from the exons ATGGCGGCGGCCGCGGAGTTGAAGCTGCTGGAGAAGTCCCTGGGACTGAGTAAAGGGAACAAATACAGCGCTCAGGGCGAGCGCCAG attcccGTTCTTCAAACAAACAACGGTCCAAGTCTAACAGGACTGACTACTATAGCAGCCCATCTTGTCAAGCAGGCCAACAAAGAATATTTGCTTGGGAGCACCGCAGAAGAAAAAGCAGTAGTTCAGCAGTGGTTGGAGTACAGGGTAACTCGAGTGGATGGGCACTGCAGTAAAGACGATGTCCGCACTCTGTTGAAG gATCTTAATTCGTATCTTGAAGATAAAGTCTACCTTACAGGATATAACTTTACCTTAGCAGATATCCTGTTGTACTATGGACTCCATCGCTTTATA GTTGACCTGACagttcaagaaaaggaaaaatatcttaaTGTGTCTCGCTGGTTTTGTCACATTCAGCATTACCCAGGGATCAGGCAACATCTGTCCACTGTTGTCTTCATCAAGAACAGACTATATACTAATTCCCACTAG